The Brasilonema sennae CENA114 genome includes a region encoding these proteins:
- a CDS encoding chemotaxis protein CheB, with protein MGHRVISHFPNVAYNVVAIAASRGGLKAISQILSTLPPDFPAAILLVQHLSPKHPSQMAEILSHRTALHVKEAEEGELLRPGTVYIAVPNKHLLVNPDGTLSLSDGPKINFVRPAGDKLLASAAATFKSRAIGVVLTGGDGDGVLGVLAIKKFGGTVIVQDEASSESFSMPKSAISTGKVDFVLPLDAIAQCLVSLAMTQEVVSQELPPKWSNSSGGLTSAR; from the coding sequence CTGGGACACAGAGTTATCTCCCACTTCCCGAATGTTGCTTATAATGTAGTGGCGATCGCAGCTTCTAGAGGTGGGCTAAAAGCCATTAGCCAAATTCTTTCGACATTACCACCCGACTTTCCAGCAGCCATTCTATTGGTACAGCATTTGTCTCCCAAGCACCCCAGCCAGATGGCAGAAATCCTCAGCCACCGTACGGCTTTGCACGTGAAGGAGGCAGAGGAAGGCGAATTGTTACGTCCAGGGACAGTATACATTGCTGTCCCTAACAAGCACCTGCTGGTTAACCCGGATGGTACCCTTTCTCTCTCAGATGGGCCAAAGATAAACTTTGTCCGCCCCGCAGGTGATAAACTGTTGGCGTCAGCAGCAGCTACTTTTAAAAGTCGAGCGATAGGAGTTGTCCTCACTGGTGGAGACGGGGATGGAGTTTTGGGTGTGCTAGCTATCAAAAAGTTTGGCGGTACGGTGATTGTTCAGGATGAGGCGAGTAGCGAATCTTTCAGTATGCCTAAATCTGCCATTTCCACTGGGAAAGTTGATTTCGTTCTTCCTTTAGATGCGATCGCTCAGTGTTTAGTCAGCCTAGCCATGACACAAGAAGTCGTCTCACAAGAACTACCTCCAAAATGGAGCAATTCATCTGGCGGACTAACGTCCGCCAGATGA
- a CDS encoding chemotaxis protein CheB: protein MSLQLHEDDASSECFGMPKSAISTGKVDFVLPLDAICPYAAAKRSLTAQSS from the coding sequence ATTTCGCTTCAACTTCACGAGGATGACGCGAGTAGCGAATGTTTTGGGATGCCGAAATCTGCCATTTCCACTGGGAAAGTCGATTTCGTTCTTCCCTTAGATGCGATCTGCCCCTATGCTGCAGCGAAGCGATCGCTCACTGCTCAGTCATCTTAG
- a CDS encoding UPF0182 family protein translates to MVGVLFKQGYRLIIVLLGLWLFFNLTCHLGAEIFWFSEVGYLREFLLRLLTQLIVWAVVFFTSVGFLFSNFLVTSRLKYSPSRQRDETIQNGLRPAALTKFQIPNLKIPTSHLATEKSQLGLRLLLPVVITLSTSAGLVFIYYAQQALNVWFPNVQLPTTKLPLTPSLQQVLQRMQIQQINIPIVQSILLLVLTIAIVINYEFCLRAIALLICLLLSFVLSTHWVTVLEYFHSTSFNRTEPLFHKDISFYVFILPIWESLAFWLLGLFLFTVCAVTLIYLCSANSLSEGRFTGFSRLQRLHLNALTSVFMLTVALHYWLAHYKLLYSPRGVIYGASYTDVKVLLPIYSGLSILAVAIAIYLLLRIILLSRTKKTSFKLILYPPQLIYALGLYIFVAAISGEILPSAVQRFVVQPNELSRERPYIERTITLTREAFNLDAIEAKIFDPRGQLTATSLQENDLTIRNIRLWDTRPLLETNRQLQQIRPYYKFTGADIDRYTFKPDQTNQKQQTIIAARELDYGDVPDLAQTWVNKHLIYTHGYGFTLSPVNLVAPGGLPDYYVKDIGLNTGNESSLLISNESVRSSIPINQPRIYYGEITNNYVMTGTKTQELDFPSEKDNVYNVYDGRGGISIGAIWRRLVFAQYLKDWQMLLTGNFTPQTKLLFRRNIKERVQAIAPFLRYDSDPYLVAADGEGTDIKGDKTYLYWMIDAYTTSDRYPYSDPGKNKFNYIRNSVKVVIDAYNGSVNFYVADPRDPIIQTLGAIFPKLLKPLDKMPVALRNHIRYPQDFFSIQSERLLTYHMSDPQVFYNQEDLWQIPNEIYGSKQQQVQPYYLITKLPQGQSEEFILLLPFKPVQRANLIGWLAARSDGQEYGKLLLYEFPKQQLVYGTEQIEALINQDPVISQQISLWNRQGSKAIQGNLLVIPIERSLLYVEPLYLEAEQNSLPTLVRVVVAYNNRIVMAETLEQALAAIFKKNQPTTPPIVRPVQ, encoded by the coding sequence ATGGTTGGTGTCTTATTCAAACAAGGGTATCGACTAATTATCGTGCTGTTGGGGCTATGGCTGTTTTTTAATTTAACTTGCCACCTAGGAGCAGAAATTTTCTGGTTTAGTGAAGTTGGATATTTACGAGAATTTTTGTTGCGCTTGTTAACGCAACTAATAGTGTGGGCAGTTGTCTTTTTCACCTCAGTAGGTTTTTTATTCAGCAATTTTCTTGTCACCTCAAGGTTGAAGTATTCCCCAAGCAGACAAAGGGACGAAACAATTCAAAATGGACTGCGTCCCGCTGCGCTAACAAAATTCCAAATTCCAAATCTAAAAATTCCGACTTCGCACCTCGCCACTGAAAAGTCACAACTCGGATTGCGCTTGCTCTTGCCAGTGGTGATCACATTGAGTACTAGCGCGGGGTTAGTATTTATTTACTATGCTCAGCAAGCGTTAAATGTGTGGTTTCCAAATGTTCAATTACCCACCACTAAGTTGCCATTGACACCTTCGTTACAGCAGGTGTTGCAGCGAATGCAAATACAGCAAATTAACATCCCAATCGTGCAGTCAATTTTGCTGTTGGTATTGACAATTGCGATTGTGATTAATTATGAGTTTTGCTTGAGGGCGATCGCACTCCTGATCTGTTTGCTGCTGAGTTTTGTGTTATCAACACATTGGGTAACCGTTCTAGAGTATTTTCATAGCACTAGTTTTAACCGCACAGAGCCGCTATTTCACAAAGATATTAGCTTTTATGTATTTATTTTGCCAATTTGGGAATCGTTGGCATTTTGGTTATTGGGACTATTTCTCTTTACTGTCTGCGCAGTAACGCTCATTTACTTGTGTTCGGCAAATAGTCTTAGTGAAGGAAGATTTACAGGGTTTTCTAGATTGCAGCGACTTCACTTAAACGCTTTAACTAGCGTATTCATGTTAACAGTTGCCCTGCATTATTGGCTTGCACACTATAAACTTTTGTATTCCCCTCGTGGGGTGATCTATGGTGCTAGTTACACCGATGTTAAGGTGTTGTTGCCAATTTATAGTGGGTTGAGTATTTTGGCAGTGGCGATCGCCATATATCTCCTCTTGCGAATAATTCTTTTATCTAGAACAAAGAAAACAAGTTTTAAACTCATTCTCTATCCACCTCAACTCATTTACGCACTAGGATTATATATATTTGTCGCGGCAATTTCTGGAGAAATTTTACCCTCAGCAGTACAACGCTTTGTTGTCCAACCAAATGAATTGAGTCGTGAACGCCCCTACATTGAGCGTACTATCACCCTCACCAGAGAAGCTTTTAATTTAGATGCTATAGAAGCAAAAATTTTTGATCCGCGAGGTCAACTAACTGCAACTAGTTTGCAAGAAAATGACTTGACGATTCGGAACATTCGGTTGTGGGATACACGCCCTCTTCTAGAAACTAACCGTCAGTTGCAACAAATTCGACCTTACTACAAGTTTACTGGCGCTGACATTGATCGCTACACCTTCAAACCAGATCAAACAAATCAAAAGCAACAGACAATCATCGCAGCGCGAGAACTAGACTACGGTGATGTACCAGATTTAGCACAAACTTGGGTAAACAAACATCTGATCTACACTCACGGCTACGGTTTTACACTCAGCCCCGTAAATCTTGTGGCGCCTGGCGGATTACCTGACTACTACGTCAAAGATATTGGACTTAATACAGGTAACGAGAGTTCCTTGCTGATATCAAATGAATCAGTTCGCTCAAGTATTCCTATTAATCAACCCCGCATTTACTATGGCGAAATCACCAATAATTATGTGATGACGGGGACAAAAACTCAGGAATTAGACTTTCCCAGCGAGAAAGATAACGTTTATAACGTTTACGATGGACGTGGAGGAATTTCAATTGGTGCAATATGGCGGCGCTTGGTGTTTGCGCAATATCTTAAAGATTGGCAGATGCTGTTGACGGGCAATTTTACACCGCAAACAAAGCTGCTGTTTCGTCGCAATATCAAAGAACGAGTGCAGGCGATCGCTCCTTTTTTACGCTACGACAGTGATCCTTATTTAGTTGCTGCAGATGGTGAAGGAACAGATATCAAAGGTGACAAGACTTATCTTTATTGGATGATTGATGCTTATACCACGAGCGATCGCTATCCATATTCTGATCCAGGCAAAAATAAATTTAACTATATTCGTAATTCTGTAAAAGTTGTCATTGATGCCTACAATGGCAGTGTCAATTTCTATGTCGCCGATCCAAGAGATCCAATTATTCAGACTTTAGGGGCTATTTTCCCCAAATTACTAAAACCCTTGGACAAAATGCCAGTTGCTCTTCGCAACCATATTCGGTATCCACAAGACTTTTTTAGTATTCAATCTGAGCGATTGCTAACATATCACATGAGCGATCCACAGGTTTTCTACAATCAAGAAGACTTGTGGCAAATCCCTAATGAGATTTACGGTAGCAAACAGCAGCAGGTACAGCCTTACTACCTGATTACGAAACTACCTCAAGGACAATCGGAAGAATTCATTCTACTACTACCTTTCAAGCCTGTACAACGTGCAAATTTAATTGGTTGGTTAGCAGCACGTTCCGATGGGCAAGAATACGGTAAGTTGCTGCTTTACGAGTTTCCTAAGCAGCAGTTAGTTTACGGAACAGAGCAAATTGAAGCTTTGATTAATCAAGATCCAGTGATTTCTCAGCAAATTTCTCTGTGGAATCGCCAAGGATCTAAAGCAATTCAAGGAAATTTGTTGGTGATTCCGATAGAACGTTCTCTTTTGTATGTTGAACCTCTCTATTTAGAAGCTGAACAAAATAGCTTGCCAACACTTGTAAGGGTGGTTGTTGCTTACAATAACCGGATTGTCATGGCAGAAACTTTGGAACAAGCACTTGCTGCAATATTTAAAAAAAATCAACCAACAACTCCCCCAATTGTGCGTCCCGTTCAGTAA
- a CDS encoding glutamyl-tRNA reductase has product MNIAVVGLSHKTAPVEVREKLSVPEPQIEGAIAHLLSYPHIEEVAILSTCNRLEIYVVAQETEQGIREVTQFLSEHSKLPVISLRQDLFVLLHQDAVMHLMRVASGLDSLVLGEGQILAQVKHTHKLGQQFNGIKTVLNRLFKQAITAGKRVRTETSIGTGAVSISSAAVELAQMKLVNLTASRVAILGAGKMSRLLVQHLLSKGADQICILNRSLGRAQELAKHFPGQPIKTCLLSEMMSVITESDLVFTSTSSLEPIIDRTKLEMVLEPRQPLMLIDISVPRNVHADVNGLANVQAFNVDDLKAVVAQNQESRRKMAQEAEGLLEQETEAFDVWWRSLETVTTISCLRNKVETIREQELEKALSRLGSEFGEKHQEVIEALTRGIVNKILHDPMVQLRAQQDVEARRRCMQTLQMLFNLEAGEQVV; this is encoded by the coding sequence ATGAATATAGCAGTGGTGGGGTTAAGCCATAAAACAGCCCCGGTAGAAGTTCGGGAAAAGTTGAGTGTTCCAGAACCACAAATTGAAGGTGCGATCGCGCACTTGCTCAGCTATCCTCATATTGAAGAAGTCGCAATACTAAGCACTTGTAACCGCTTGGAAATTTACGTTGTTGCTCAAGAAACCGAACAGGGAATTCGGGAAGTGACTCAGTTTCTTTCTGAACACAGTAAACTACCAGTCATATCTTTACGGCAAGATTTGTTTGTTTTACTCCATCAAGATGCAGTGATGCATTTGATGCGTGTTGCTTCTGGTTTAGATAGCCTGGTTTTGGGAGAAGGTCAAATTCTGGCTCAAGTGAAACACACTCACAAACTAGGGCAGCAGTTCAACGGTATAAAAACAGTTTTAAATCGCTTATTTAAACAAGCCATTACAGCAGGCAAACGGGTTCGCACCGAAACCAGCATTGGCACTGGCGCTGTCTCCATCAGTTCGGCGGCTGTGGAGTTAGCGCAGATGAAATTGGTAAATTTAACGGCATCTCGGGTGGCAATTTTAGGTGCTGGCAAAATGTCACGGTTGCTAGTACAACACCTACTATCCAAAGGCGCTGATCAAATTTGCATCTTAAATCGCTCTCTAGGACGAGCGCAGGAATTGGCAAAGCACTTCCCCGGACAACCAATCAAAACTTGCTTGCTTTCGGAAATGATGAGCGTGATTACCGAAAGTGATTTAGTGTTTACAAGCACATCTTCTCTAGAGCCGATTATTGACCGCACTAAATTAGAGATGGTTTTGGAACCCAGGCAACCTTTGATGTTGATTGATATTTCCGTACCACGTAACGTTCATGCTGATGTTAACGGATTGGCAAACGTACAGGCGTTTAATGTGGATGATTTAAAGGCAGTCGTTGCACAAAACCAAGAAAGTCGCCGCAAAATGGCGCAGGAAGCAGAAGGACTCTTAGAACAGGAGACGGAAGCTTTTGATGTTTGGTGGCGATCGCTCGAAACAGTCACCACAATTAGTTGTTTGCGAAATAAAGTTGAAACTATCCGCGAACAAGAACTAGAAAAAGCATTGTCGAGATTAGGTTCAGAATTCGGCGAAAAACATCAAGAAGTCATCGAAGCCTTGACACGAGGCATTGTTAACAAAATTTTACACGACCCAATGGTGCAGCTGCGAGCTCAGCAAGATGTTGAAGCAAGACGCAGGTGTATGCAAACTTTACAAATGTTATTTAACTTAGAGGCGGGCGAGCAAGTCGTATAG
- the glpX gene encoding class II fructose-bisphosphatase, which produces MENTLGLEIIEVVEQAAIASARWMGKGEKNTADEVAVEAMRERMNKIYMRGRIVIGEGERDDAPMLYIGEEVGICSQPDAKDFCNPDELIEIDIAVDPCEGTNLVAYGQPGSMAVLAISQKGGLFAAPDFYMKKIAAPPAAKGKVDINKSATENLKILSECLDRGIDELVVVVMKRERHNDLIKEIREAGARVQLISDGDVGAAISCGFAGTNIHALMGIGAAPEGVISAAAMRALGGHFQGQLIYDPAIVKTGLIGESKEANLDRLKSMNITDPDKVYDAHELASGETVLFAACGITTGNLMQGVRFFAGGARTQSLVISNQSRTARFVDTIHMFDKQPKELQLH; this is translated from the coding sequence GTGGAAAATACACTTGGGTTAGAAATTATTGAAGTTGTTGAGCAAGCCGCGATCGCATCCGCACGCTGGATGGGAAAAGGCGAAAAAAATACCGCTGACGAAGTGGCTGTAGAAGCCATGCGGGAACGGATGAATAAAATTTATATGCGTGGTCGGATCGTGATTGGGGAAGGCGAACGCGATGACGCGCCCATGCTTTATATCGGGGAAGAAGTTGGTATTTGTAGCCAGCCAGATGCCAAAGATTTTTGTAATCCTGATGAACTGATTGAAATTGATATCGCTGTTGACCCGTGTGAAGGTACTAACCTTGTAGCTTATGGTCAACCAGGCTCAATGGCTGTTTTGGCAATTTCCCAAAAAGGTGGTTTGTTTGCCGCCCCTGACTTCTACATGAAGAAAATAGCAGCTCCCCCAGCGGCTAAGGGCAAGGTGGACATCAACAAATCTGCCACTGAAAACCTGAAGATTCTTTCTGAGTGTCTAGATAGAGGCATCGACGAACTTGTTGTCGTGGTGATGAAGCGTGAACGCCACAACGACTTGATCAAAGAAATCCGAGAGGCAGGAGCAAGAGTTCAACTCATTTCTGATGGTGACGTGGGCGCAGCCATATCCTGTGGTTTTGCTGGAACCAACATTCATGCCCTGATGGGAATTGGTGCTGCCCCAGAAGGCGTTATTTCCGCCGCTGCAATGCGTGCTTTGGGTGGTCACTTCCAAGGTCAACTCATTTACGATCCAGCGATCGTCAAGACTGGTTTGATTGGCGAAAGCAAGGAAGCTAACCTTGACCGGCTGAAGTCTATGAATATCACTGACCCCGATAAGGTTTACGATGCTCATGAACTCGCATCTGGTGAAACTGTGTTATTTGCTGCTTGTGGGATTACCACTGGTAACCTCATGCAAGGCGTCCGCTTCTTCGCAGGAGGCGCAAGAACTCAAAGCTTGGTAATTTCTAACCAATCGCGTACTGCCCGATTTGTGGACACTATCCACATGTTTGATAAACAACCTAAGGAATTGCAATTGCACTAA
- the grxC gene encoding glutaredoxin 3 — protein MLNSLNTLLGRHPERIKANVEIYTWQTCPYCIRAKMLLWWKGVKFTEYKIDGNEAARVKMAERANGRRSVPQIFINNQHIGGCDDLYQLDTQAQLDPLLSQSAV, from the coding sequence ATGCTGAACTCTCTTAACACTCTACTAGGTCGCCATCCTGAGCGCATAAAAGCCAATGTTGAAATCTACACCTGGCAAACTTGCCCATATTGCATTCGCGCTAAGATGCTGTTGTGGTGGAAAGGAGTAAAATTCACGGAATACAAAATCGATGGTAACGAAGCAGCCAGAGTAAAGATGGCAGAACGTGCCAATGGACGCCGCAGCGTACCACAAATTTTTATTAACAATCAGCACATCGGTGGTTGTGATGACCTTTATCAGCTAGACACGCAAGCTCAATTAGACCCCCTTCTTAGTCAGTCGGCTGTTTAG
- the tadA gene encoding tRNA adenosine(34) deaminase TadA: MSLDYSQYLIHRQWMSRALDLAQIAGDADEVPVGAVVIDSSGSLIAEGENRKERDNDPTAHAEIIAIRAAAQNLRTWRLNQCTLYVTLEPCPMCAGAIVHARLKLLVYGVDDPKSGAIRTVANIPDSPASNHRLRVFGGILEYSCRQQLQAWFARRRHISN; the protein is encoded by the coding sequence ATGTCTCTCGATTACTCACAATATCTTATACATCGGCAATGGATGAGTCGCGCCTTAGACTTAGCACAAATAGCGGGTGATGCAGATGAAGTTCCTGTAGGTGCTGTTGTTATTGATTCGTCTGGAAGTTTGATTGCAGAAGGAGAAAACAGAAAAGAACGTGACAATGATCCTACGGCTCACGCAGAAATTATTGCAATTAGAGCAGCAGCTCAAAACTTACGAACTTGGCGTCTTAACCAATGCACCCTTTACGTCACTCTAGAACCGTGTCCGATGTGTGCAGGTGCGATCGTACACGCACGTCTAAAACTTTTAGTCTATGGAGTGGATGACCCCAAAAGTGGTGCGATTCGTACCGTTGCCAATATCCCCGATAGCCCTGCTTCTAATCACCGCCTGCGTGTGTTTGGGGGTATTTTAGAATACTCCTGTCGTCAGCAGTTGCAAGCTTGGTTTGCTAGACGGCGACATATTTCTAACTAA
- a CDS encoding lysophospholipid acyltransferase family protein yields MISLNSCSDTPCDHPATTPESAKVAQITTSQISPWLSPLMYFLGGHVVLPFFFGEIKVTGQENLPQTGPVILAPTHRTRWDSLLLSYAAGRCVTGRDLRFMVTITECQGLQGWFVRRLGGFSVDLQRPSITTLRHSIELLKSGEMLVIFPEGGIFRDTNLHPLKPGIARLALSAESSHPGLGIKIIPININYSEPYPTWGTNVSLQIGNAIDVANYTKSSLKQDAKRLTGDLTMALQKFSHQESYITPRAFAEIANS; encoded by the coding sequence ATGATTTCCTTAAACTCTTGCTCTGATACTCCGTGTGATCATCCTGCTACTACGCCAGAAAGTGCTAAGGTGGCTCAAATAACAACTTCTCAGATTTCTCCTTGGTTAAGTCCCTTAATGTATTTCTTGGGAGGTCATGTTGTTCTTCCATTTTTCTTTGGAGAAATTAAAGTCACTGGACAAGAAAATCTTCCTCAAACTGGTCCTGTTATTCTAGCTCCCACACATCGAACACGTTGGGATTCGCTGCTATTATCGTATGCAGCTGGTCGTTGTGTAACTGGACGAGATTTGCGATTCATGGTCACGATTACTGAATGCCAAGGGTTACAAGGCTGGTTTGTTCGACGTTTAGGGGGGTTCTCTGTAGATCTTCAACGTCCCTCAATCACAACTCTCCGTCATAGTATTGAACTTCTTAAGTCGGGCGAAATGTTAGTGATTTTCCCAGAGGGGGGCATTTTTCGCGATACGAATCTTCACCCATTAAAGCCAGGAATTGCTCGTCTGGCTTTGAGTGCTGAATCTAGTCATCCTGGGTTAGGCATAAAAATTATACCCATCAACATTAATTACAGCGAACCTTACCCTACATGGGGTACGAATGTAAGTCTTCAGATTGGAAACGCAATAGATGTAGCAAATTACACTAAAAGCTCCTTAAAACAAGATGCCAAGCGTCTTACTGGTGATTTAACTATGGCTCTCCAAAAATTTAGCCATCAGGAATCATACATCACTCCTCGTGCATTTGCAGAAATTGCGAATAGTTAA
- a CDS encoding BolA family protein, giving the protein MMSPQQVEEMIKIQLPDAQVQVQDLTGGGDHYQVTVVSSQFANKGLVQQHQLVYGALKQAMSSEAIHALALKTYTPDAWENNH; this is encoded by the coding sequence ATGATGAGTCCGCAGCAAGTAGAAGAAATGATCAAGATACAACTGCCAGACGCCCAAGTTCAAGTCCAGGACTTGACTGGAGGCGGTGATCACTATCAAGTGACAGTCGTTTCATCGCAGTTTGCAAATAAAGGACTAGTACAACAGCACCAATTAGTCTATGGTGCGCTTAAGCAAGCTATGTCAAGTGAAGCGATCCATGCCTTAGCACTAAAAACATATACTCCCGATGCTTGGGAAAATAATCATTAG
- the grxD gene encoding Grx4 family monothiol glutaredoxin: MTPELKERIDHLVKQNKILVFMKGTKLMPQCGFSNNVVQILNTLGVPFETVDVLADYEIRQGIKEYSNWPTIPQVYINGEFVGGSDVLIEQYQKGELQQIVEVALAS, from the coding sequence ATGACGCCAGAACTTAAAGAGCGAATTGATCATTTAGTAAAACAAAACAAGATCTTGGTTTTCATGAAAGGAACCAAGTTAATGCCCCAATGTGGTTTTTCTAACAACGTGGTACAAATCCTAAATACGTTGGGAGTTCCTTTCGAGACGGTGGATGTTTTGGCTGACTACGAAATCCGTCAAGGAATTAAAGAGTATTCTAACTGGCCAACAATTCCCCAAGTCTATATCAACGGTGAATTCGTTGGTGGTTCGGACGTCCTTATTGAACAGTACCAAAAAGGCGAATTGCAGCAAATAGTGGAAGTAGCACTTGCTTCCTGA
- a CDS encoding DUF6761 family protein, whose translation MLQDTQTIRYYQRLTDAFVELWNRGYRMDDMRMYLDGYIAALQHGNAIEPYLIHRLEEEANRYLHDVSNFTMTQPQLDYY comes from the coding sequence ATGCTCCAAGACACACAAACCATCCGCTATTACCAAAGACTCACTGACGCCTTCGTCGAGTTATGGAATCGCGGTTATCGCATGGATGATATGCGGATGTATTTGGATGGCTATATAGCCGCACTGCAACACGGTAACGCTATTGAACCGTATCTGATTCATCGCTTAGAAGAGGAGGCTAATCGCTACTTGCACGATGTTTCAAACTTCACAATGACGCAACCACAACTGGATTACTATTAA
- a CDS encoding response regulator transcription factor has translation MGSVCIEIIEGNPHLRSLLGWHLQQLDYRVHQAASIYQAREVFLSHQPTLVILDADLPDGDGIEFSRWLHRQQQPLILMLSARNNEADIVAGLKAGSDDYLCKPFGMQEFLARVEALIRRKRTPVAPAYLDYGTLQIDLVQRRVRILGEFIDLTPQEFSLLYVLAQAGGVPLSRSELLRRAWPDAIDNPRTIDTHVLSLRKKVELDPRQPSFIQTIRNVGYRFNTEVLNANIPNSSTKLPKERFSNQRSMLSTQR, from the coding sequence GTGGGTTCGGTTTGTATTGAAATCATTGAGGGAAATCCCCATCTGAGGTCATTGCTTGGTTGGCACCTGCAACAACTGGACTATCGGGTGCATCAAGCTGCAAGTATTTACCAAGCTAGAGAAGTGTTTTTAAGCCATCAACCGACATTGGTTATTCTGGATGCCGACTTACCTGATGGTGATGGTATTGAATTCTCCCGTTGGTTACATCGTCAACAACAGCCTCTGATTCTAATGCTATCTGCCCGTAATAATGAGGCTGATATTGTGGCTGGTTTAAAAGCGGGATCAGATGACTACCTCTGCAAACCTTTTGGGATGCAGGAATTTCTTGCACGGGTTGAGGCACTTATTCGCCGTAAGCGCACACCTGTTGCACCAGCTTACTTAGACTATGGTACTTTGCAAATTGATTTGGTACAACGTCGCGTTCGTATCCTCGGGGAGTTTATCGACTTGACACCTCAGGAATTCAGTTTACTTTACGTTTTGGCGCAAGCAGGAGGAGTTCCTTTAAGTCGATCAGAACTGTTACGCCGCGCTTGGCCTGATGCTATAGATAATCCACGCACCATTGATACTCATGTTTTATCATTACGGAAAAAAGTAGAACTAGATCCCCGCCAACCTAGTTTCATTCAAACTATCCGTAATGTAGGATACAGATTTAACACGGAAGTTTTAAATGCTAATATTCCAAACTCGTCAACAAAGTTACCTAAAGAAAGATTCAGTAATCAACGTTCTATGCTTAGTACTCAGCGCTGA
- a CDS encoding ABC transporter ATP-binding protein: MGKLSLKTQLRLEQVSLFASLKTQSHDNQLGYPILQDISFEIFEGERVAIVGPSGAGKTYLLRLLNRLSEPTSGKIYLENQEYSQIPVLQLRSIITLVSQEPKLLGMTVKEALAYPLVLRGLPKQTIQQRVSHWIEQLQIPDEWLTRTEVQLSLGQRQLVAIARALVIQPKILLLDEPTSALDIKQAEHLMEILSQLAQNYQTTVVMVNHQLELAEKFCTRLLCLQQGRLLVNQEASEISWVNLREKLTQAKAQNEFEF; encoded by the coding sequence ATGGGGAAACTTAGCCTCAAAACACAACTGCGACTAGAACAAGTCAGTCTTTTTGCCAGCCTGAAAACCCAGAGTCATGATAACCAATTGGGATATCCAATATTACAGGATATTTCCTTTGAGATATTTGAGGGGGAACGCGTTGCTATTGTTGGACCATCTGGTGCAGGAAAAACTTATTTATTACGCTTGCTGAACCGTTTAAGTGAACCCACAAGCGGTAAAATTTATCTGGAAAATCAGGAGTATTCGCAAATTCCTGTGTTGCAGCTACGCTCCATAATAACACTCGTATCCCAAGAACCGAAGCTATTAGGAATGACAGTAAAAGAAGCTTTGGCTTATCCTCTGGTTTTGCGTGGTTTACCCAAACAAACAATTCAGCAACGCGTCAGTCACTGGATAGAACAGTTGCAAATTCCGGATGAATGGTTAACGCGGACTGAGGTGCAGCTTTCTTTGGGTCAAAGACAGCTTGTGGCAATCGCCCGTGCTTTAGTCATTCAACCAAAAATTTTATTGTTAGATGAACCAACCTCTGCCTTAGATATAAAGCAGGCTGAGCATCTGATGGAAATTTTAAGCCAGTTGGCTCAAAATTATCAAACAACAGTTGTTATGGTCAATCACCAGCTAGAGCTAGCTGAGAAGTTTTGTACACGGCTTTTATGCTTACAACAAGGTCGCTTACTTGTCAATCAAGAAGCGTCTGAAATAAGTTGGGTTAACTTAAGAGAAAAGTTAACCCAAGCAAAAGCCCAAAACGAATTTGAATTTTGA
- a CDS encoding DUF4079 domain-containing protein has product MSLPSFLWLWRIAAWSMGLSLLAYLLLAITGVWMFRARRLQQEEPSWLHSFHYMIGSCMVSLVLLLLLIGIIGTLGHFGSLGHSPHLIAGLTAVVLVLLSAGSALLINARRLWARRIHISANIVLFFGFAWVSLTGWSVVQKYLP; this is encoded by the coding sequence ATGAGCCTACCTTCTTTTCTTTGGCTGTGGAGAATAGCAGCATGGTCGATGGGTTTATCGCTACTAGCTTATTTACTGTTAGCGATAACCGGTGTTTGGATGTTTCGTGCCAGAAGACTACAGCAAGAAGAACCTAGCTGGCTGCATTCTTTTCACTATATGATTGGCAGTTGCATGGTAAGTTTAGTGCTGCTTCTGCTACTGATTGGCATTATTGGCACTTTAGGTCACTTTGGTTCTTTGGGACACTCGCCACATCTGATTGCTGGTTTGACAGCAGTGGTGCTGGTTTTGCTGTCTGCTGGAAGTGCATTGCTGATCAATGCTAGACGACTTTGGGCTAGACGTATCCACATAAGTGCTAATATTGTCTTGTTTTTTGGCTTTGCTTGGGTATCGTTAACAGGCTGGAGTGTCGTACAAAAGTACTTACCATAA